A single genomic interval of Saccharothrix saharensis harbors:
- a CDS encoding DUF4190 domain-containing protein: protein MSQPPPYQHPGYYPPAQPRQTNGMAIAALITAFLFSPAGIVLGIVARKQIRRTGEDGWGMATAGLIVGAVLTVLWLLAIVLWVVLVVWLYREAANLPTPR from the coding sequence ATGTCGCAACCGCCGCCCTACCAGCACCCGGGCTACTACCCGCCGGCGCAGCCCCGGCAGACCAACGGGATGGCGATCGCCGCGCTGATCACGGCGTTCCTGTTCTCCCCGGCGGGCATCGTGCTCGGCATCGTGGCGCGCAAGCAGATCCGGCGCACCGGCGAGGACGGCTGGGGCATGGCGACCGCGGGGCTCATCGTCGGCGCGGTGCTGACGGTGCTGTGGCTGCTGGCGATCGTGCTGTGGGTCGTGCTGGTGGTGTGGCTGTACCGCGAGGCCGCGAACCTGCCGACGCCGCGCTAG
- a CDS encoding general stress protein codes for MTSSFSGQNRPGVPPRLPTPPTGWPIGSYSTYEEAQRAVDFLADGDFPVQEVTIVGVDLMLVERVTGRLTWGRVLGTGAASGAWFGLFVGVLLSLFNTSPGTSLGPIVAGLLVGVAFGLIFAAVGYGSARGKRDFQSASQLVAGRYDVLCQPRSAERGRDLLAKLAMRPSDAGKAGQD; via the coding sequence GTGACGAGTTCCTTCTCCGGCCAGAACCGACCCGGGGTGCCTCCCCGCCTGCCCACCCCGCCCACCGGCTGGCCCATCGGCTCGTACAGCACCTACGAGGAGGCGCAGCGCGCGGTCGACTTCCTGGCCGATGGCGACTTCCCCGTGCAGGAGGTCACCATCGTGGGGGTCGACCTCATGCTCGTCGAACGGGTGACCGGGCGGCTCACCTGGGGGCGCGTGCTCGGCACCGGCGCGGCGTCGGGGGCGTGGTTCGGCCTGTTCGTCGGCGTCCTGCTCAGCCTGTTCAACACCAGTCCGGGCACGAGCCTCGGGCCGATCGTCGCCGGTCTCCTGGTCGGTGTCGCGTTCGGACTGATCTTCGCGGCGGTCGGGTACGGCTCGGCGCGCGGCAAGCGGGACTTCCAGAGCGCCAGCCAGCTCGTGGCGGGCCGTTACGACGTGCTCTGCCAGCCGCGTTCCGCCGAACGCGGCCGTGACCTGCTCGCCAAGCTCGCCATGCGCCCCTCCGACGCGGGCAAGGCCGGCCAAGACTGA
- a CDS encoding acyl-CoA dehydrogenase family protein, with translation MARLARTAGLTDVQEEILSTVRTFVDKEIIPHAQALEHGDTYPADIVEGMKEMGLFGLTIPEEFGGLGESLLTYALVVEQIARGWMSVSGVINTHFIVAHMLKQHGTPEQRREYLPRMATGEVRGSFSMSEPELGSDVAAIRTRAVRDGDDFVINGQKMWLTNGGTSNLTAVLVKTDEGADKAHRNLTTFLVEKPEGYGEVAPGLTIPGKIDKMGYKGVDTTEMVFDGFRVPAGRVLGGETGHGFRHMMDGVEVGRVNVAARACGIALRSFELAIEYAQQRKTFGKPIAEHQAIAFKLAEMATKVEAAHLMMVNAARLKDSGARNDVEAGMAKLIASEYCAEVTQEAFRIHGGYGYSKEYEIERLMREAPFLLIGEGTSEIQKTIISRGLLRDYQSRG, from the coding sequence ATGGCGCGCCTGGCCCGGACCGCAGGACTGACCGACGTCCAGGAGGAGATCCTGTCGACGGTTCGCACCTTCGTGGACAAGGAGATCATCCCGCACGCCCAGGCGCTGGAGCACGGCGACACGTACCCCGCCGACATCGTCGAGGGCATGAAGGAGATGGGCCTGTTCGGGCTCACCATCCCGGAGGAGTTCGGCGGGCTCGGCGAGTCGCTGCTGACCTACGCGCTGGTGGTCGAGCAGATCGCCCGCGGGTGGATGTCGGTGTCCGGTGTCATCAACACCCACTTCATCGTGGCCCACATGCTCAAGCAGCACGGCACGCCCGAGCAGCGGCGGGAGTACCTGCCCCGGATGGCCACCGGCGAGGTGCGCGGGTCGTTCTCCATGTCCGAGCCGGAACTGGGTTCCGACGTGGCCGCGATCCGCACGCGGGCCGTGCGCGACGGCGACGACTTCGTGATCAACGGCCAGAAGATGTGGCTGACGAACGGCGGCACGTCCAACCTCACCGCCGTGCTGGTGAAGACCGACGAGGGCGCGGACAAGGCGCACCGGAACCTGACCACGTTCCTGGTGGAGAAACCCGAGGGCTACGGCGAGGTCGCGCCCGGCCTCACCATCCCCGGCAAGATCGACAAGATGGGTTACAAGGGCGTCGACACCACCGAGATGGTGTTCGACGGCTTCCGCGTCCCGGCCGGCCGGGTGCTGGGCGGCGAGACCGGTCACGGGTTCCGGCACATGATGGACGGCGTCGAGGTCGGCCGGGTGAACGTGGCGGCGCGCGCGTGCGGCATCGCGCTGCGGTCGTTCGAACTGGCCATCGAGTACGCGCAGCAGCGCAAGACGTTCGGCAAGCCGATCGCGGAGCACCAGGCCATCGCGTTCAAGCTGGCCGAGATGGCGACCAAGGTCGAGGCCGCCCACCTGATGATGGTCAACGCGGCCCGGCTGAAGGACTCCGGCGCGCGCAACGACGTCGAGGCGGGCATGGCCAAGCTCATCGCGTCGGAGTACTGCGCCGAGGTGACGCAGGAGGCGTTCCGCATCCACGGTGGTTACGGCTACTCCAAGGAGTACGAGATCGAGCGCCTGATGCGCGAGGCGCCGTTCCTGCTCATCGGCGAGGGCACCAGCGAGATCCAGAAGACCATCATCAGCCGTGGCCTGCTGCGCGACTACCAGTCCCGCGGCTGA
- a CDS encoding ABC transporter substrate-binding protein, whose product MRGKGHRLAAAGSAALIATSVLAGCGSGDGGITINVYKYPQENFQKIVDRCNDQADGYEIVYHKLPREADGQREQLVRRLAAEDDGMDVLALDVTWTAELAKAGWIKEFTGRAKSEVEDGTLETPLETARYEGKLYGAPDNTNVQLLWYREDLLEGLGVQPPKTWDEMIDIGSRLEADGNDKTPGLVQATGKQYEGLVVLYNTLVSTAGGHILDEDGTRAVVDDGAVKALEVLKEFATSDVVDPSFSNAVEDDARLAMEGGKAAFMLNWPYVYAAAQKVESLAPNLKWAPYPSIDGGAANVTVGGINYGVSSFSRHPDESFDAVLCLRSAENQKFAAINDGVPPTIEAVYDDPEMAEPYPMKDAILETLKNASVRPRTPAYQNVSTVISTILSPPANIDPQRTAERLRAELQDALDSKGVLP is encoded by the coding sequence ATGAGGGGCAAGGGTCATCGGTTGGCCGCCGCGGGGAGCGCCGCGCTGATCGCGACGTCCGTGCTGGCGGGCTGTGGTTCGGGTGACGGCGGGATCACCATCAACGTCTACAAGTACCCGCAGGAGAACTTCCAGAAGATCGTCGACCGCTGCAACGACCAGGCCGACGGCTACGAGATCGTCTACCACAAGCTGCCCCGCGAGGCGGACGGCCAGCGCGAGCAGCTGGTCCGCCGGCTCGCCGCCGAGGACGACGGCATGGACGTGCTGGCCCTCGACGTCACGTGGACCGCCGAGCTGGCCAAGGCGGGTTGGATCAAGGAGTTCACCGGCCGGGCCAAGTCCGAGGTCGAGGACGGCACGCTGGAGACGCCGCTGGAGACCGCCCGGTACGAGGGCAAGCTGTACGGCGCGCCGGACAACACGAACGTCCAGCTCCTCTGGTACCGCGAAGACCTCCTGGAAGGCCTGGGGGTGCAGCCGCCGAAGACGTGGGACGAGATGATCGACATCGGTTCCCGCCTCGAAGCCGACGGCAACGACAAGACCCCGGGCCTGGTGCAGGCGACCGGCAAGCAGTACGAGGGCCTGGTCGTGCTCTACAACACCCTGGTGAGCACCGCGGGCGGCCACATCCTCGACGAGGACGGCACCAGGGCCGTGGTCGACGACGGCGCGGTCAAGGCGCTGGAGGTGCTCAAGGAGTTCGCCACCTCCGACGTGGTCGACCCCTCCTTCTCCAACGCGGTCGAGGACGACGCGCGCCTGGCCATGGAGGGCGGCAAGGCGGCGTTCATGCTCAACTGGCCGTACGTCTACGCCGCCGCGCAGAAGGTGGAGTCCCTCGCCCCGAACCTCAAGTGGGCGCCCTACCCGTCGATCGACGGGGGCGCCGCGAACGTCACCGTCGGCGGCATCAACTACGGGGTCAGCTCCTTCTCCCGGCACCCGGACGAGTCGTTCGACGCCGTGCTCTGCCTGCGCAGCGCGGAGAACCAGAAGTTCGCCGCCATCAACGACGGCGTGCCGCCGACCATCGAGGCCGTCTACGACGACCCGGAGATGGCCGAGCCGTACCCGATGAAGGACGCGATCCTGGAGACGCTGAAGAACGCGAGCGTCCGGCCGCGCACCCCCGCCTACCAGAACGTCTCCACCGTCATCTCCACAATCCTGTCGCCGCCCGCGAACATCGACCCGCAGCGCACGGCCGAGCGGCTGCGCGCCGAGTTGCAGGACGCGCTCGACTCCAAGGGGGTGCTGCCGTGA